TGTTTGACCTTATCGCCTAGGCGCTTGTAGGTCTTCTTAATGTCACGATCATCGCCGTGGAACATTCGCAGGATCGTGTTGACGTGCCGGTTGTAGAAAGCGATGTACTTGCTGTGTACTTCTTCGCAAGTGTTCTCCTTCAGAATTCCGGAAAGCATTGGTTCCGCATCCGCACGCAGAGGGGCAACTTGCTCCGCATCCTTACCGTAGAAATATTCTGCCTGGCGTACGAATCTCTCCGGGTAAAATTTGTATAGCTTCTTATCGTACAGCCGGAGTTCTTCACAGACGCACTTTATGTAGCACTGGCTTTGTTCCGATGCGTCCGGCTCCCATCGGACCCACGAAATCTTCTTGGCGATGCTTGCGGTCGAGTCGTTCAAACAGCGCACGTATGCATACAAGGTTTGCTCTGGGGACCTTGGTTCCCATTGCGTTATTCTATGTGGATTTTCGGAATTAACACACTGCTCGTTGGCCCTACACACAAGGGACACCGACAGGATCGAACAGATCAGAAGTAGCTTCGGGAACATTATCACACGGATGCTGCCCATCGGATGACCGTTGACACCAGCTAGCGGCACGAGTGCTGAATCGAAACTGAGCGATCGATCCCGGCCAGAGTACCAGCGAAACGTATCGGTTTGATTGTGATTCCTAGCGAACGATTGTCTGAAATTTGCGCCTTTTATTAGGCGAGTGAAGAACCCGacacgaagaagaagaagcctgcTATTATCAATGTGTGAAAGGCGCGTGcacaaaagaaagcatttctCGATCGACGGCATTATTTGTCCTATAGTAGCAGCAGTGATAGTAACTTATGGGGATGCTCACTATCAACAGATTCCTCGAATCGGTATGCGTAGAGTTGGCAAAGAAAAACAAGATGTATAAcagttatagttttttttttcaaaaaacgtttTAACGAAACGTAGGAGGACCTACCCCAACCGAATTTCGGGAACAAACCATGCACGAGggtttgttttgaaaataatgCAGCTGATAACACGATTTGCAACGTCAAGCTCAAATCTGCAGTTTACTCTCTGCTTATCTTAAGGTTCAAAACAAATGAATAATGCAATTGTCGGAAATGCATCCGCATTCGTACTGGCTGATTGATGTTCGCGCGTCTCCTCACGCGGGGCGATAGTGTTTTTTtcaatcgttttttttattatgtgtGCATGCAAATCatatgctatacaaatgaagcattcaAGAAAACGTTGGGCATTCCCCTCTGTGTCACGAGGATTCACATCTATTCATGCACGTATAaaacaaatcattttttttggcTCGACAGCTTTACGATCTTTCGGAGATCACAAGAGGACGCAAAAGATTATTAGATTATAGCGTAACCAATGAAAGATTGTTACCCCTATTtgggaaacatttttttttgctcagtgGACCGCCCTCGGAATGATCTGAAATGACCCGCACCTGGTCATTAGCATCGTTTACAGATCGAAAACAAATCTGTGATATCATGATTACTCGAATTTAATGACACAGAGGTAATGAATACTCAAGTATACGGCCGGTTTAGATAACCACATAGGTCTGCTCAATGAGTCCCAGTTTGAGGAAGCGAACGCTGATAATTGTTGTATTTGAGTCGCTCgtggtgaaaaaaaataatacataatCGAGCTCTGTGTTGTTAACAGACATTTATCATGGTTTATcgttcagccattccatgccatgcGATATAGCGATTCCCAGATttctatgaaaagtggtagttttgttctttattgcaaaatattatacccgtattttttttatttttttcgtaagGGTAACCTTTTCCATTCTAGGGTGGTCCGAAGAATccactttttccactttttccctaaaaatgactttttttttaaattcataacttttgaaccattgattgagatgatcgacataccgATGAGCAAGCATTGTATTACAAAATAATGAACTTACAAAAAAGATGGATTTTATATTCGTAACTATTGCTTGTaaccgttttttattgttttcatggctttggactagagggcgctatatttttctatattttttcttgaaagctgaggatttttttaacataacatatctcgatcgAAGATGctatttcttcgtttttgagttatgattgaatggttaaaaaaacaatttttcaccatTTTATCCACtaccaaaaatcataacttttgaactactggaccgattcagatgatcgacatatcaaattaaagcttattctttaaaaaaaaatacttttgggaaaaaattgcattttagtttttgtaattattgatcgagtgtgtttttcatagtttcctcggttaaagataaaagggtgcaattttttttaatttgttatgggaagctgaggatttttacataacatatctcgatatcagaggggctattttttagtttttgagttatcatTTTGCAAAGGGCCTggtcgggtaagggagtaaaaagtgcccccaaaccaaatcactagctgtatgacaaatattgtataggatattgaataagaaattctgacggtttatttgaacccctatgtggtttaacataggatctatagtgaaaaacgtactttttcgtttatttcacgtcatcctcaaaagcttcaagataaaaatttaaaaaaaaatactgaatgtgcatcttactacggtgtatgaagaaaaatcatcaaaaaaaaatttcatcaaaaatttaagtactaaaaaatactaaagttttgatttttttttggggatttagagattcaatactactctaattcatatttaaatgtgtttctacagattttccagatatatgtgatttttttcaaatttttttcagtgttacttttttttatatttccaaaaagTCTGGCTGAGTGCCCCCAAAGCAAAtcgccagctgtatggaaaatattgtatagggtactaaataaaacattttagcAGTtgaaccatatatttgagtccttatatgataCACAATACGATCTATGGTGAAGAATGCACCTTTTCGGTTTTTtcacgtcattctcaatagctttgagacaaaaatatgaagaaaaaaaaaactgaaagtacatcttacttaggagtatcgatcaatattttcaaacaattgtttcatcctgatgtggcgaaacatcgcttgttgaatttattcaatcggttcatggagcataatattgttccagataattggagacaagtaagagttatagctattcaaaaacccggaaggcccgcgtccgacttcaatgcgtaccgcccaatagcaatgctgtcttgtatacggaaattgttggagaaaatgatcttgtttcgccttgatcgatgggttgaaacgaatggcctactctcagatacacaatttgggttccgcaggggcaaggggacgaatgattgtcttgcgttgctttcttcagaaattcaaatggcttacaccgaaaaaaaacaaatggcttcagtattcttgacCATAAAGAgagcctttgattctgtttcaatagaggtttacACCCTCGGGGTCTGTCGCCTTTATTGaataatacagggtgggccatttaaagtggaagcatctggcaaccccataacttttgacagagatgtcagattaacaaatgtcataccgcgttggaagcgtcatttcagtacaattttaaccatggaacaatacacacctaaacaacgcgctgaaattgttcagctgtacattcaaaataacttctcaattgtgttaactaaacgtgcgtggaaaaataaaaattaagttaaaacatcgcctggagacaacactatacgtcgattatatgccaaatttatatcgtctggtagtgttggtaatgccagtcatctgtccaatcaacgaccaagacgtttcgacgagaatattgatgccgttcgagccagtgttgcagagactccatcgacatcaggtcgccatcgttcgcaagagttaggcatcgctcgaaccactctccgacgcataattcgtgttgatttgaaaatgtttccgtataaaattcaaatggctcaacaacttaacccatctgacttaccacgtcgacttgatttcgcgaaatgttccccggtagattaatatcgaaaaacggcgattatgactggccaccgagatcacctgatttgacgcctcctgactttttttatggggatatttaaaatccaaggtatacactggtaaaccaaggaccctggctgcgctgaaagacaatatccgacaagaaattgctgccatatcggccgaaacattgggcaaagtgatggaaaatgccgaaaaaagggcacattttgcggtcaaggccagaggcggtcatttacgagatatcataatcaaaaagtagttagaacaaatctccttggaccaaaataaatgaatttcaaaaaaaaatttaaaattccacttctttactttgctattgcaaaaacaaatccttccactttaaatggcccaccctgtatgttatataacttgctttgtgagaaacatttgaatttttctcatggggaTTCGAAAGTATGTCGGATCTCCTACATGGgagtcccccagggctcatgtttaagcccccttttgtataacttctatgtaagcgatattgacaattgccttacacaaaattgcaacctaagacaacttgcagatgatggagtggtgtctgtcgtaggatcaaacgaatccgacctgcaagaacccttacaagatactttgaacaatttttcagcctgggccattggtctagggatcgaattctgcacggagaaaacagagatggtggttttttataggaagcatagaccagcaaaaccaaagcttcaacttttgggtaaaccgatcactcatgctatgtcattcaagtatcttggggtctggttcgactccaaatgtacttggggggcccatattaggtatctgagtaaaaaatgccaacaaagaataaactttctccgtacaattaccggcacctggtggggagcccatcccgaagatcttataatgttgtatcgaacaactattctctcagtgatggagtatggcagtttctgatttcaatcagctgccaaaacacacctcattaaactcgagcgaattcagtatctttgtctccgtatcgcgttgggatgtatgccctcaacgcataccatgagtctcgaggttttggcaggcgtactcccactaaaagatcgcttcaatttattatctcttcggttcttcatccggtgtaaggttatgaacccattggtgatcggaaattttgagcaactgatcgggctaaattttcattctggattcatgacttcatatcatgaattcatctccatgcaggttgatccttcttcgtatatttccaaccgtgtttgttttcctgactacatcaattcctctgtacattttgatctgttcatgaaggagaatatccatggaattccag
The Toxorhynchites rutilus septentrionalis strain SRP chromosome 2, ASM2978413v1, whole genome shotgun sequence genome window above contains:
- the LOC129767726 gene encoding 37 kDa salivary gland allergen Aed a 2-like; the encoded protein is MPSIEKCFLLCTRLSHIDNSRLLLLRVGFFTRLIKGANFRQSFARNHNQTDTFRWYSGRDRSLSFDSALVPLAGVNGHPMGSIRVIMFPKLLLICSILSVSLVCRANEQCVNSENPHRITQWEPRSPEQTLYAYVRCLNDSTASIAKKISWVRWEPDASEQSQCYIKCVCEELRLYDKKLYKFYPERFVRQAEYFYGKDAEQVAPLRADAEPMLSGILKENTCEEVHSKYIAFYNRHVNTILRMFHGDDRDIKKTYKRLGDKVKQIGQPFIDFCEKLHDATWSDNISCPPVNLLDCVLRGFRWINEENEIDTTEIGRDYDASGYPDNTDLCQKAPPSARELYACLRAKNAKKLNKVIRERNLRSAFYFNITSQEEPWKSAMEFSSQLT